A window from Azoarcus sp. DD4 encodes these proteins:
- a CDS encoding sulfotransferase family 2 domain-containing protein → MLDRLMWKMLSRQTREAIINRLRISDRQSIDKILSGKSGIPPEFLKTNSLFIHIPKAAGSSLQHALFGGRVTGHLPLWHYEHASEAFVDGAFKFSFVRNPIDRACSAYRYLRKTAAHSRDSRFAAVLNRYPSFDAFVRNWLCSENIWLQIHFCPQWSFLCDKYGDLRMDFVGRYENLERDFSLVCDRLALDATLAHRNASAQQDGHDLSPDSRRRLERIYERDLDLFGYC, encoded by the coding sequence ATGCTCGATCGACTGATGTGGAAAATGCTTTCCCGGCAAACGCGCGAGGCGATCATCAATCGCCTCAGGATCTCGGACCGGCAGTCGATCGACAAGATCCTGTCGGGCAAGAGCGGTATCCCGCCTGAATTCCTGAAGACCAACAGCCTCTTCATCCACATTCCGAAAGCCGCCGGCAGCAGCCTGCAGCATGCCCTCTTCGGCGGGCGCGTTACCGGACACCTGCCGCTCTGGCACTACGAGCACGCGTCGGAAGCCTTCGTGGACGGCGCGTTCAAGTTCAGCTTTGTCCGCAACCCGATCGACCGCGCCTGCTCGGCCTACCGATATCTGCGCAAGACGGCGGCGCACTCGCGCGATTCCCGCTTTGCAGCGGTGCTGAACCGCTACCCGTCCTTCGACGCCTTCGTCAGGAACTGGCTGTGTTCCGAGAACATCTGGCTCCAGATCCATTTCTGCCCGCAGTGGTCCTTCCTGTGCGACAAGTACGGCGATCTGCGGATGGATTTTGTCGGGCGCTACGAGAACCTGGAAAGGGATTTCTCCCTGGTCTGCGACCGTCTGGCCCTGGATGCGACGCTGGCGCACCGCAACGCGTCGGCGCAGCAGGACGGGCACGATCTGTCGCCGGACAGCCGGCGCCGGCTCGAACGCATCTACGAGCGGGATCTCGATCTGTTCGGCTACTGCTGA
- a CDS encoding MFS transporter: protein MSSIDETYDQRGVVQPAIPHAATHQPAPALVMLLAAGAGLAAASLYYSQPMLGMLAGEIGASERAVGFVPTLTQLGYALGILLLAPLGDRHDRRRIILVKAALLVLALLAGGFAPSLGVLLAASLAIGLTATLAQDIVPAAATLAHESRRGKVVGTVMTGLLLGILLSRVISGLVAEHFGWRTMFVAAAVSVALVGFAAWRGLPRFTPTTALPYRALLGTLLTLTRQHAALRNATLAQGLLSVGFSAFWSTLAVMLHGAPFHLGSAAAGAFGLAGAVGALAAPLAGHLADRYGPARVTRLGAGLTALSFAAMSFGSWLPPTAQLCLLAVGAVLFDLGVQAALIAHQTIVYGIDPGARSRLNAVLIVGMFIGMAAGSALGSVLLAQWGWGAVTGMATLASLAALAIRFRRNA from the coding sequence ATGTCGTCCATCGACGAAACGTATGACCAGCGCGGCGTAGTCCAGCCAGCGATACCGCATGCCGCCACCCACCAGCCGGCGCCGGCCCTGGTGATGCTGCTGGCCGCCGGCGCCGGGCTTGCCGCCGCCTCGCTCTACTACAGCCAGCCCATGCTCGGCATGCTCGCCGGCGAGATCGGCGCCAGCGAGCGTGCCGTCGGTTTCGTGCCCACCCTGACGCAGCTCGGCTACGCCCTCGGCATCCTCCTGCTCGCTCCGCTGGGGGACCGCCACGACCGTCGCCGCATCATCCTCGTCAAGGCGGCGCTGTTGGTTCTGGCCCTGCTGGCCGGCGGATTCGCGCCGTCGCTGGGCGTGCTGCTGGCCGCCAGCCTGGCCATCGGGCTCACCGCCACGCTGGCCCAGGACATCGTGCCCGCGGCCGCCACGCTGGCGCACGAATCGCGGCGCGGCAAGGTGGTCGGCACGGTGATGACGGGCTTGCTGCTGGGCATCCTGCTGTCGCGCGTGATCAGCGGCCTGGTGGCGGAGCATTTCGGCTGGCGGACGATGTTCGTGGCGGCGGCGGTGAGCGTGGCCTTGGTCGGGTTCGCCGCCTGGCGCGGCCTGCCACGCTTCACGCCGACCACCGCGCTGCCGTATCGCGCGCTGCTGGGAACGCTGCTGACGCTGACGCGGCAGCATGCCGCCCTGCGCAATGCGACGCTCGCCCAGGGCCTGCTGTCGGTGGGCTTCAGCGCCTTCTGGTCGACGCTTGCAGTGATGCTGCACGGTGCGCCTTTCCACCTGGGCAGCGCGGCGGCTGGCGCCTTTGGCCTGGCCGGTGCGGTCGGGGCGCTGGCCGCGCCGCTGGCTGGCCATCTCGCCGACCGTTACGGGCCGGCGCGGGTCACCCGCCTTGGCGCCGGGCTGACCGCGCTGTCGTTCGCGGCGATGAGCTTCGGTTCCTGGCTGCCGCCCACCGCCCAGCTGTGCCTGCTCGCAGTCGGTGCGGTCCTGTTCGACCTCGGCGTGCAGGCAGCGCTGATCGCCCATCAGACCATCGTCTACGGTATCGACCCGGGCGCGCGCAGCCGGCTCAACGCGGTACTGATCGTCGGCATGTTCATCGGCATGGCGGCAGGCTCGGCGCTCGGCAGCGTGCTGCTGGCGCAGTGGGGATGGGGCGCGGTGACGGGCATGGCCACGCTGGCCTCGCTGGCCGCGCTCGCCATCCGCTTCCGGCGGAACGCCTGA
- a CDS encoding LysR family transcriptional regulator — protein sequence MQTFVRIVEAGSLSAAAAQLGTTQPTTSRRLQTLERTLGVRLLQRSTHSMRLTMDGERCYERAKALLASWAAFESELRGADEAPEGVLRVVAPHAFGQERLVGPLADYLWRYPQMRVEWLLHDDSAVQDFIAAGIDCAIQVGEVTDSALVAIKLAEVPRIAVAAPSILTDRQVPQQAVELAALPWLALRTYYRNEITLTHVESGEVRRIAIAPRVSTDSLYALRSAALQGLGACIGSAWLLADDLAAGRLLHLAPQWQAAPLPVNLVYPYAAFYPARLRCFIDVMKASMAGVIAG from the coding sequence ATGCAGACCTTCGTCCGCATCGTCGAGGCGGGCAGCCTTTCCGCGGCGGCCGCGCAGCTGGGCACGACCCAGCCGACGACCAGCCGCCGCCTGCAGACGCTGGAACGCACCCTGGGCGTGCGCCTGCTGCAGCGTTCCACCCACAGCATGCGGCTGACCATGGACGGCGAACGCTGCTACGAACGGGCCAAGGCACTGCTTGCGAGCTGGGCCGCATTCGAATCCGAACTGCGCGGGGCGGACGAAGCGCCGGAAGGCGTGCTGCGCGTGGTGGCACCGCACGCCTTCGGCCAGGAGCGGCTGGTCGGGCCGCTGGCGGACTACCTCTGGCGCTATCCGCAGATGCGGGTCGAGTGGCTGTTGCACGACGACAGCGCGGTGCAGGACTTCATCGCCGCCGGTATCGACTGCGCGATCCAGGTCGGCGAGGTGACGGACTCGGCGCTGGTGGCCATCAAACTCGCCGAAGTGCCGCGCATCGCGGTGGCGGCGCCGTCCATCCTGACGGACCGGCAGGTTCCGCAACAGGCGGTCGAGCTGGCAGCGCTGCCCTGGCTGGCGCTGCGCACCTACTACCGCAACGAGATCACGCTCACCCATGTCGAGAGCGGCGAAGTGCGCCGCATCGCCATCGCGCCGCGCGTCAGCACCGACAGCCTCTATGCACTCCGGAGCGCTGCGCTGCAGGGTCTGGGCGCCTGCATCGGCTCGGCCTGGCTGCTGGCGGACGACCTTGCCGCCGGCCGCCTGCTGCACCTCGCTCCGCAGTGGCAGGCGGCACCGCTGCCGGTGAACCTGGTGTATCCGTACGCCGCCTTCTACCCGGCGCGGCTGCGCTGCTTCATCGATGTCATGAAGGCATCCATGGCGGGCGTGATCGCCGGCTGA
- a CDS encoding VOC family protein, with protein MAVQPVPEAYRRVTPYLCVDGAAAAIDFYKRAFAAEELFRLAMPDGRVGHAELRIGDTPVMLADACEEGPSRNPRALGGTSVGLHLYVEDVDAVFQRTVEAGARVIRPLQDQFYGDRTGTVEDPYGHVWFLASHREDLLPAEIEKRAAALMSGGKA; from the coding sequence ATGGCAGTCCAACCTGTACCCGAAGCTTATCGCCGCGTCACGCCCTATCTCTGCGTCGACGGCGCCGCTGCCGCGATCGATTTCTACAAGCGTGCGTTCGCTGCGGAAGAACTGTTCCGCCTGGCCATGCCCGACGGCCGGGTGGGGCATGCCGAGCTGCGCATCGGCGACACCCCGGTGATGCTGGCCGACGCCTGCGAGGAAGGCCCGTCGCGCAACCCGCGCGCGCTGGGCGGCACGAGCGTCGGCCTGCATCTGTACGTGGAGGATGTGGATGCCGTGTTCCAGCGTACGGTCGAGGCCGGGGCCAGGGTGATCCGCCCGCTGCAGGACCAGTTCTACGGCGACCGTACCGGCACGGTGGAAGACCCCTACGGCCATGTGTGGTTTCTAGCCAGCCACCGCGAAGACCTGCTCCCCGCCGAGATCGAAAAGCGGGCCGCGGCGCTCATGAGCGGCGGCAAGGCCTGA
- a CDS encoding fused MFS/spermidine synthase: MTTRPTALPAAALLYGMVFVEGFSSLGAEIVALRRLVPHLGSAITVTAPTIGFFLLALALGYQAGGRVERDFLIRVRRNFLVAATLIAIGLAGPVVDALFAHVRPAPLAYLLFVGVVLCPVAWLLGQTVPVLTNLLRHERAGARSGAALYWSTLGSFLGSLSLSLLVMQWLGVSAAVFASALLLLVPVSLLSGKVRRQAAPLAVAAAAVACNLWLPQQIETAYASYRVEAVQLAGMQDPRVFWINNSAASLIDGSEPPRYARYITRLRSILLDEMRLRDKRILVLGAGGFTLSHREPHNHYLYVDIDPAVRELAEREFLGGPIVGRFVAGDARRFVADTGERFDAVVVDAYSALTSVPAHLVTREFWQDTRRVLAPDGVLFANLILDDRLATPYARNLLATIQSVYGACAVEILFRDRPQGNVLVQCFAGPAPAAVPYTDERNRADLDLLQSR; this comes from the coding sequence ATGACGACCCGCCCCACCGCCCTCCCCGCCGCCGCCCTGCTCTACGGCATGGTTTTCGTCGAAGGCTTTTCCTCGCTCGGCGCCGAGATCGTCGCATTGCGCCGGCTGGTGCCGCACCTGGGCAGCGCGATCACGGTGACGGCCCCTACCATCGGCTTCTTCCTGCTCGCGCTCGCGCTCGGCTACCAGGCGGGCGGCCGCGTGGAGCGCGACTTTCTCATCCGCGTACGGCGCAACTTCCTCGTCGCCGCGACGCTGATCGCGATCGGCCTGGCCGGCCCGGTGGTGGATGCGCTGTTCGCCCACGTGCGCCCGGCGCCGCTCGCCTACCTGCTCTTCGTCGGCGTGGTGCTGTGCCCCGTCGCCTGGCTGCTCGGCCAGACCGTGCCGGTGCTCACCAACCTGCTGCGGCACGAGCGCGCCGGCGCGCGCAGCGGCGCAGCGCTGTACTGGTCCACGCTCGGCTCCTTCCTCGGTTCGCTGTCGCTTTCGCTGCTGGTGATGCAGTGGCTGGGGGTATCCGCCGCAGTATTCGCCAGCGCGCTCCTGCTGCTGGTGCCGGTGTCGCTGCTGTCGGGCAAGGTGCGCCGGCAGGCGGCCCCGCTCGCGGTGGCCGCTGCCGCCGTGGCCTGCAACCTGTGGCTGCCGCAGCAGATCGAGACGGCCTACGCCAGCTACCGGGTGGAAGCAGTGCAGCTCGCCGGCATGCAGGACCCGCGCGTGTTCTGGATCAACAACTCCGCCGCCTCGCTGATCGACGGCAGCGAACCGCCGCGCTACGCGCGCTACATCACCCGCCTGCGCAGCATCCTGCTCGACGAGATGCGGCTGCGCGACAAGCGCATCCTGGTGCTGGGTGCCGGCGGCTTCACCCTGTCGCACCGCGAGCCGCACAACCACTACCTGTACGTGGACATCGATCCGGCGGTGCGCGAACTCGCCGAGCGCGAATTCCTCGGCGGGCCCATCGTCGGCCGTTTCGTCGCCGGCGACGCGCGCCGCTTCGTCGCCGACACCGGGGAGCGCTTCGATGCGGTGGTGGTCGACGCCTACAGTGCGCTCACCAGCGTGCCGGCCCACCTCGTCACCCGCGAATTCTGGCAGGACACCCGCCGGGTGCTGGCCCCCGACGGCGTGCTGTTCGCCAACCTCATCCTCGACGATCGCCTCGCCACGCCCTACGCGCGCAACCTGCTCGCCACCATACAGTCGGTGTATGGCGCCTGCGCGGTGGAAATCCTGTTCCGCGACCGGCCGCAGGGCAACGTGCTGGTACAGTGCTTCGCCGGCCCCGCGCCGGCCGCCGTGCCCTACACCGACGAACGCAACCGTGCCGACCTCGACCTGCTGCAGTCGCGCTGA
- a CDS encoding YnfA family protein, whose protein sequence is MTELKTLLLFLATAVAEIVGCYLPYRWLREDGSAWLLLPAAASLALFAWLLTLHPAASGRIYAAYGGVYVFVAVLWLWAVDGVRPTTWDIAGSLIALGGMAVIMFAPRNG, encoded by the coding sequence ATGACCGAACTCAAGACCCTGCTGCTCTTCCTCGCCACCGCTGTCGCCGAGATCGTGGGCTGCTACCTGCCCTACCGCTGGCTGCGCGAGGACGGCAGCGCCTGGCTGCTGCTGCCGGCCGCGGCCAGCCTGGCGCTGTTCGCCTGGCTGCTGACCCTGCATCCGGCCGCCTCCGGTCGCATCTACGCGGCTTACGGCGGGGTGTACGTGTTCGTCGCGGTGCTGTGGCTGTGGGCAGTGGACGGCGTCCGGCCGACCACCTGGGACATCGCCGGCTCGCTGATCGCGCTCGGCGGCATGGCGGTAATCATGTTCGCGCCGCGCAACGGCTGA
- a CDS encoding ferredoxin--NADP reductase — translation MAAYITEKVLSVHHWNDTLFSFTTSRDRALRFENGQFVMIGLEVNGRPLTRAYSIASPNYEEHLEFFSIKVPDGPLTSRLQHLQPGDELLVSRKPTGTLVLSDLLPGKHLYLFSTGTGLAPFMSVIRDLDVYDRFEKIVLIHGVRTVSEVAYEHYITHELPHHEFLGEMVSEKLIYYPTVTREPFRNQGRFTDLIESGKLFEDIGLPPLDPAVDRVMICGSAAMLKSSRELLDRRGFRMSKRIGDPGDYVIEHAFVEK, via the coding sequence ATGGCAGCCTACATCACCGAGAAAGTCCTCAGCGTGCATCACTGGAACGACACGCTGTTCTCGTTCACCACCTCGCGCGACCGCGCGCTGCGTTTCGAGAACGGCCAGTTCGTGATGATAGGTCTGGAGGTCAACGGCCGCCCGCTGACCCGCGCCTACAGCATCGCCAGCCCCAACTACGAAGAGCACCTGGAGTTCTTCAGCATCAAGGTGCCCGACGGCCCGCTCACTTCCCGCCTGCAGCACCTGCAGCCCGGCGACGAACTGCTGGTCTCGCGCAAGCCCACCGGCACCCTGGTGCTGTCCGATCTGCTGCCGGGCAAGCACCTTTACCTGTTCTCCACCGGCACCGGCCTGGCACCCTTCATGAGCGTGATCCGCGACCTCGACGTCTACGACCGCTTCGAGAAGATCGTGCTGATCCACGGCGTGCGCACCGTCAGCGAAGTGGCCTACGAGCACTACATCACCCACGAGCTGCCGCACCACGAATTCCTCGGCGAGATGGTGAGCGAGAAGCTGATCTACTACCCCACCGTCACCCGCGAACCCTTCCGCAATCAGGGCCGCTTCACCGACCTGATCGAAAGCGGCAAGCTGTTCGAGGACATCGGCCTGCCGCCGCTGGACCCGGCGGTCGACCGCGTCATGATCTGCGGCAGCGCGGCGATGCTGAAGAGCTCGCGCGAACTGCTCGACCGCCGCGGCTTCCGCATGTCCAAGCGCATCGGCGATCCGGGCGATTACGTGATCGAGCACGCCTTCGTCGAGAAGTGA
- a CDS encoding thioredoxin family protein yields the protein MKMMLTTYSADAPTRATIDHVAGPALIEFGTNWCGYCRAAQAPLAEAYAGHPKVRHFKIEDGPGRRLGRSFGVKLWPTLIFMRDGQELARLVRPSDAAEIAAAFAQIDPQP from the coding sequence ATGAAGATGATGCTCACCACCTATTCGGCGGACGCGCCCACCCGCGCAACGATCGACCATGTCGCCGGGCCGGCGCTGATCGAGTTCGGCACCAACTGGTGCGGCTACTGCCGCGCCGCGCAGGCGCCGCTCGCCGAAGCCTATGCCGGTCATCCGAAAGTACGCCACTTCAAGATCGAGGACGGGCCGGGCCGCCGGCTGGGACGCAGCTTCGGCGTCAAGCTGTGGCCGACGCTGATCTTCATGCGCGACGGCCAGGAACTCGCCCGCCTGGTGCGGCCGTCCGACGCCGCCGAGATCGCCGCCGCCTTCGCGCAGATCGACCCCCAGCCCTGA
- a CDS encoding DM13 domain-containing protein, translating to MPKRLFLTASHVFAALAGFGLGVYLLPILTAPPAPSQVELATLAGQATYSGEFRRDLKDSDPLHWGEGRIAVSAHNIVLTGRIAPGPDYKLYLSPEFVETEADFMRLKPQMQRVGEVRTFDNFIVPVPATVDVARYTTVIVWCESFSQFITAARYR from the coding sequence ATGCCCAAGCGCCTGTTCCTGACTGCCAGCCACGTTTTCGCCGCGCTCGCCGGTTTCGGGCTCGGCGTCTATCTGCTGCCCATCCTCACCGCGCCGCCCGCACCCAGCCAGGTGGAGCTCGCCACGCTCGCCGGGCAGGCCACCTACAGCGGCGAGTTCCGCCGCGACCTCAAGGACAGCGACCCGCTGCACTGGGGCGAAGGCCGCATCGCAGTCAGCGCGCACAACATCGTGCTCACCGGCAGGATCGCGCCCGGGCCGGACTACAAGCTCTACCTGTCGCCCGAGTTCGTCGAAACCGAGGCCGACTTCATGCGTCTCAAGCCGCAGATGCAGCGGGTGGGCGAGGTCAGGACCTTCGACAACTTCATCGTCCCGGTGCCCGCCACCGTGGACGTTGCGCGCTACACCACGGTCATCGTGTGGTGCGAATCCTTCAGCCAGTTCATCACCGCGGCCCGCTACCGCTAG
- a CDS encoding YbhB/YbcL family Raf kinase inhibitor-like protein, whose protein sequence is MPMTLGSPAFAHNADIPALYTCDGSDLSPPLAWTDPPDGTHSLVLIVDDPDAPDPAAPKTTWVHWLLYDLPPTAGNLPAGVIEDDLPQGTQAGVNDWKHCRYGGPCPPVGKHRYFHKLYALDVKLGDLHQPTKAALEKAMDGHVLEKAELVGHYQRQR, encoded by the coding sequence ATGCCGATGACCCTGGGTTCGCCCGCCTTCGCCCACAACGCAGACATTCCGGCCCTCTACACCTGTGACGGCAGCGACCTGTCGCCGCCGCTCGCCTGGACCGATCCGCCCGACGGCACCCACAGCCTGGTGCTGATCGTGGACGACCCCGACGCGCCCGATCCGGCGGCACCGAAGACGACCTGGGTGCACTGGCTGCTCTACGACCTGCCGCCCACCGCCGGCAACTTGCCCGCCGGGGTGATCGAAGACGACCTGCCGCAGGGCACCCAGGCCGGCGTCAACGACTGGAAGCACTGCCGTTACGGCGGCCCCTGCCCGCCCGTCGGCAAACACCGCTACTTCCACAAGCTGTACGCACTGGACGTCAAGCTGGGCGACCTCCACCAGCCGACCAAGGCCGCGCTGGAGAAGGCGATGGACGGTCACGTGCTGGAAAAGGCCGAACTCGTCGGCCACTACCAGCGGCAGCGCTGA
- a CDS encoding DnaJ domain-containing protein — protein MHDKSYAAASEEEWVIWNGDHGLVTTATLGHVEVGPGGRHAWLEEPFDMVGPFSLDELETHGRIAFAACIVMSRQRWQDDQVALRRESLHLRRAAQQRMNEEFARFSGRQGRHDDTRRAVDERQHREVLGLPANGKLERRQVNAAFRRLAQKAHPDVGGSHEQFVRITKAREVLLETIS, from the coding sequence ATGCATGACAAAAGCTACGCCGCTGCCAGCGAGGAAGAATGGGTCATCTGGAATGGTGATCATGGTCTGGTGACCACGGCAACGCTAGGCCACGTCGAGGTCGGCCCCGGTGGGCGACACGCATGGCTGGAGGAGCCCTTCGACATGGTGGGTCCGTTCAGCCTTGACGAACTCGAGACCCACGGCCGCATCGCCTTTGCCGCCTGTATCGTCATGTCACGCCAGCGTTGGCAGGACGACCAGGTGGCATTGCGGCGCGAGTCGCTGCACCTGCGCCGCGCCGCCCAGCAGCGCATGAACGAGGAATTTGCGCGCTTCTCGGGCCGGCAAGGCAGACACGACGACACGCGCCGAGCCGTGGACGAACGACAACATCGCGAAGTACTGGGCCTGCCGGCCAACGGAAAGCTCGAGCGACGCCAGGTCAATGCCGCATTCCGGCGGCTCGCCCAGAAAGCGCATCCCGACGTCGGGGGCAGTCACGAACAGTTCGTACGCATCACGAAAGCCCGCGAAGTCTTGCTCGAAACCATTTCGTGA
- a CDS encoding TRAP transporter substrate-binding protein, with protein sequence MKTQSGTSRIRRLVLGSAIAAALLPLAGGSFAAELIVIKFSHVVAADTPKGKGAEKFRELAEKYSAGAVKVEVYPNSTLYKDKEEMEALQLGSVQMLAPSLSKFGPLGVREFELFDLPYIVDSYDDLHKLTSGPVGQQLLARLEPRGIKGLAYWDNGFKVMSANAPIRTPEDLKGKKMRIQSSKVLEEQFREVKALPQVLAFSEVYQALQTGVVDGTENTISNYYTQKVHEVQKHITVSDHGYIGYALITNRKFWDGLPANVRSQLERAVKESSEYANRIAKEENDAALEAVRKSGKSEIYMPTEAERLAFKKAFVPMHRKMEARIGAETIQAVYRETGFDPDRM encoded by the coding sequence ATGAAGACCCAATCCGGCACCAGCCGCATCCGCCGCCTCGTGCTCGGCAGCGCCATCGCTGCCGCCCTGCTTCCGCTCGCCGGCGGCAGCTTCGCCGCCGAGCTCATCGTCATCAAGTTCAGCCACGTGGTGGCGGCCGACACGCCCAAGGGCAAGGGCGCGGAAAAATTCCGCGAGCTGGCGGAGAAGTACAGCGCCGGCGCGGTGAAGGTGGAGGTGTATCCGAACAGCACGCTGTACAAGGACAAGGAGGAGATGGAGGCGCTGCAGCTCGGCTCGGTCCAGATGCTGGCGCCCTCGCTGTCGAAATTCGGCCCGCTCGGCGTGCGCGAGTTCGAACTGTTCGACCTGCCCTACATCGTCGACAGCTACGACGATCTGCACAAGCTCACCAGCGGCCCGGTCGGCCAGCAGCTGCTGGCCAGGCTGGAGCCGCGCGGCATCAAGGGCCTGGCTTACTGGGACAACGGCTTCAAGGTGATGTCGGCCAACGCGCCCATCCGCACGCCGGAAGACCTCAAGGGCAAGAAGATGCGCATCCAGTCCTCCAAGGTGCTGGAAGAGCAGTTCCGCGAGGTCAAGGCGCTGCCGCAGGTGCTGGCCTTCTCCGAGGTGTACCAGGCGCTGCAGACCGGCGTGGTGGACGGCACCGAGAACACCATTTCCAACTACTACACCCAGAAGGTGCACGAGGTGCAGAAGCACATCACGGTGTCCGACCACGGCTACATCGGCTATGCGCTGATCACCAACCGGAAGTTCTGGGACGGCCTGCCCGCCAATGTGCGCAGCCAGCTCGAGCGCGCGGTGAAGGAATCCAGCGAGTACGCCAACCGCATCGCCAAGGAAGAAAACGATGCCGCGCTCGAAGCGGTGAGAAAGAGCGGCAAGTCGGAGATCTACATGCCGACCGAAGCCGAACGCCTGGCCTTCAAGAAGGCCTTCGTGCCCATGCACCGGAAGATGGAGGCGCGCATCGGGGCCGAGACCATACAGGCGGTGTACCGGGAAACCGGCTTCGATCCGGACAGGATGTAA
- a CDS encoding CoA ester lyase, giving the protein MNAAQLHLGRARSFLFVPATRPERIAKAVASGTDVVIVDLEDAVGPADKPAARSALLAWLDDNPGQPVVVRINAAGTEWHEVDLAACRHPGVAGVMLPKAETAAAMAHAHAASTRPLLPIVETAAGLAALPRIATALGCCRLVFGKLDLAVELDLMPDEADAEELVFLPYRAQLVIASRLADLPPPVDGVFTAIGAAEALAAYARRARRHGFGGQLLIHPSQVEAVTAAFTPAAAEVDWARAVLAATDAAGGWVVVVEGRMVDAPVIARARRVLAAAALAAD; this is encoded by the coding sequence ATGAACGCCGCCCAGCTCCATCTCGGCCGCGCCCGCAGCTTCCTGTTCGTGCCCGCCACCCGGCCGGAGCGCATCGCCAAGGCGGTGGCCAGCGGCACCGACGTGGTCATCGTCGACCTGGAAGACGCGGTCGGCCCGGCCGACAAGCCGGCGGCGCGCAGCGCGCTGCTCGCCTGGCTGGACGATAACCCCGGCCAGCCGGTGGTAGTGCGCATCAATGCCGCAGGCACCGAATGGCACGAGGTCGACCTCGCGGCCTGCCGCCATCCCGGCGTCGCTGGCGTGATGCTGCCCAAGGCCGAGACCGCCGCCGCGATGGCGCACGCCCATGCCGCCAGCACCAGGCCGCTGCTGCCCATCGTCGAAACTGCCGCCGGGCTGGCCGCGCTGCCGCGGATCGCCACCGCGCTTGGCTGCTGCCGGCTGGTGTTCGGCAAGCTCGACCTCGCTGTCGAACTCGACCTGATGCCGGACGAGGCCGACGCGGAGGAGCTGGTGTTCCTGCCCTACCGCGCCCAGCTGGTGATCGCGAGCCGGCTGGCCGACCTGCCGCCACCGGTCGATGGCGTGTTCACCGCCATCGGTGCCGCCGAGGCACTGGCCGCCTACGCCCGCCGCGCGCGCCGCCATGGTTTCGGCGGCCAGTTGCTGATCCACCCCAGTCAGGTCGAGGCGGTGACCGCCGCCTTCACCCCGGCCGCGGCCGAAGTCGACTGGGCGCGCGCCGTGCTGGCGGCCACCGATGCCGCCGGTGGCTGGGTGGTGGTGGTCGAGGGCCGCATGGTCGACGCTCCGGTCATCGCCCGCGCCCGCCGCGTGCTGGCCGCCGCCGCGCTCGCCGCCGACTGA